The bacterium genome contains the following window.
GGGCGGTATCGCCACCGTCATGGACGACGCGGACCGGTTCGAATACCACATCCGGGACACCCTCACCGCGGGAGCCGACCTCTGCCACGAGGACGTGGTGGAAACGATCATCAAGAACGGCCCGAGGGCCCTGAGGGAACTCATCGACCTGGGCGCTCATTTCGACCTGTCTGCCAAAGGTACACTTGACCTTGGACGGGAGGGCGGACACAGCCATCGGCGCATCGTCCACGCGAAGGACATGACCGGGCGCGAGATCCAGCGGGTCATCCATGCCGCAGCCGACCGCAACGAACGGATCCGGGTCCTCGAAAACCACATGGCTCTGAACCTCGTGACCCTGGGCACCCTGGCCAACCGCCTGCCCGACGACCCGGCCACCGACCGGTGCCTGGGATGCTACATCCACAACGCGGTCACCGGTGAGATCTTTCCTCTCCTTGCAAGAACTGTTGTCCTGGCAACCGGCGGCGCCGGGAAAGCATACCTTTATACAAGCAACCCCGACGTCGTCTCCGGAGCGGGGATTTCCCTGGCCTATCGCATCGGGGCCGACATCGCCAACATGGAGTTCGTCCAGTTCCATCCCACCTGCCTTTATCACCCGGCGGCCAAATCGTTCCTCATCAGCGAAGCGGTCCGGGGCGAGGGGGCCGTGCTCAGGACCCTCGACGGAAACGCCTTCATGGGAGCCTATCACGAGATGAAGGACCTCGCACCAAGGGACATCGTGGCGAGGGCCATCGACAGCGAACTGAAAAAACGGGGCGACGACCACGCCCTGCTGGACATCACCCACAAGCCGGCCCGTGAGATCATCGACCGGTTTCCCAACATCTACCAGCAATGCCTCGAATACGGATTCGACATGACGAAAGAACCCCTCCCCGTGGTCCCGGCGGCCCATTACCTTTGCGGAGGGGTCCGGACCGACCTGGACGGGAAAACCGCGGTCCCAGGGCTTTACGCCTGCGGGGAAACGGCGTGCACGGGACTTCACGGCGCCAACCGCCTGGCCAGCAACTCCCTTCTCGAAGCCCTCGTCATGGCCGACAGGATCGCCTGCTCCATGGAGGCCGAATGGGATTCCCTCGCTCACCCCACGGCCTTGGACATTCCTGCCTGGGACCCGGGTGATGCCGTGGACTCCGACGAGAACGTTGTCATCTCCCACAACTGGGACGAGATCAGGCGCACCATGTGGAACTACGTGGGGATCGTTCGTACCGACCGGCGCCTTGAAAGGGCCCTTCACCGCATCGAGCTGTTGAAGCGGGAGGTGGAGGAGTACTACTGGAACTTCCGCATCACCAGGGATCTCATCGAACTGAGGAACCTTGTCTACGTCGCGCTCCTCACGGTGCGCTGCGCCATGGCCCGCAAGGAGAGCCGCGGCCTCCACTACACCCTGGACTACCCGGAAAGGGACGAGGCGTACCGGAAGGACACGGTGATCAACCGAAGGCAGTATATTAAAAGGCCGTGACTCGTGACTCGTGATTAGTACTTAGGGAACCCCCCGGCTTTGCCGGGGGTACATGGCTGACTCGCAACCCGTAATCCGATAAGGTCTTTGTGAATTGCGATTAAATGGTTTTTGCAAACAGAACCAGGAATTTCCGCGATTTTTTCTAATTACGAATCACAAATTACGAATCACGGCATCCATTTTTACTTGAAATCCGAAACAAGGATAAAAAAAATGGAAAGTCCTCCTC
Protein-coding sequences here:
- the nadB gene encoding L-aspartate oxidase; the protein is METDVLIIGSGVAGFMTALKVARFADVTLVTKRSADDTSTSKAQGGIATVMDDADRFEYHIRDTLTAGADLCHEDVVETIIKNGPRALRELIDLGAHFDLSAKGTLDLGREGGHSHRRIVHAKDMTGREIQRVIHAAADRNERIRVLENHMALNLVTLGTLANRLPDDPATDRCLGCYIHNAVTGEIFPLLARTVVLATGGAGKAYLYTSNPDVVSGAGISLAYRIGADIANMEFVQFHPTCLYHPAAKSFLISEAVRGEGAVLRTLDGNAFMGAYHEMKDLAPRDIVARAIDSELKKRGDDHALLDITHKPAREIIDRFPNIYQQCLEYGFDMTKEPLPVVPAAHYLCGGVRTDLDGKTAVPGLYACGETACTGLHGANRLASNSLLEALVMADRIACSMEAEWDSLAHPTALDIPAWDPGDAVDSDENVVISHNWDEIRRTMWNYVGIVRTDRRLERALHRIELLKREVEEYYWNFRITRDLIELRNLVYVALLTVRCAMARKESRGLHYTLDYPERDEAYRKDTVINRRQYIKRP